A single window of Zea mays cultivar B73 chromosome 10, Zm-B73-REFERENCE-NAM-5.0, whole genome shotgun sequence DNA harbors:
- the LOC100281978 gene encoding transmembrane 9 superfamily protein member 1 precursor yields the protein MASTGAGAVLAVVVLACALGARADGSDHKYKEGDHVPLYANKVGPFHNPSETYRYYDLPFCAPEHPKDKKEALGEVLNGDRLVDAPYELNFKEDRNSKVLCKKVLSKEQVAKLRDAVAKDYYFQMYYDDLPLWGFLGKLDKDKEQGDVKYLLFKHIHFDIMYNDNRVIEINVQTDPNVAVDITEDKEVPIEFSYSATWKKTDIPFEKRMDKYSKSSSMPQHLEIHWFSIINSCVTVLLLTGFLATILMRVLKNDFIKYSHEDESLEDQEETGWKYIHGDVFRFPKQKSVFAAIIGSGTQLLALAIFIFLLALVGVFYPYNRGALFTALVVIYALTSGIAGYTATSFYLQLEGTNWVRNLVLTGCLFCGPLFLTFCFLNTVAIAYSATAALPFGTIIVIILIWALVTSPLLVLGGIAGKNSDTEFQAPCRTTKYPREIPQLPWYRSTVPQMAMAGFLPFSAIYIELYYIFASIWGHKIYTIYSILFIVFIILIIVTAFVTVALTYFQLAVEDHQWWWRSVLCGGSTGIFIFFYCIYYYHARSDMSGFMQTSFFFGYMTCVCYGFFLMLGTVGFRASLFFVRHIYRSIKCE from the exons ATGGCGAGTACGGGGGCGGGTGCTGTTCTTGCTGTGGTAGTTTTGGCTTGTGCACTGGGAGCCAGAGCTGATGGCTCTGATCATAAGTACAAGGAAGGGGATCATGTTCCTCTCTACGCCAACAAGGTCGGGCCTTTCCACAATCCAAG TGAGACGTATCGGTACTATGATCTACCCTTTTGTGCACCAG AACATCCAAAGGACAAAAAGGAAGCTCTTGGCGAGGTTCTAAATGGCGACCGGTTGGTTGATGCCCCATACGAGTTGAACTTCAAGGAAGACAGGAACTCCAAGGTTCTCTGCAAGAAAGTGTTGTCGAAGGAGCAAGTTGCCAAGCTCCGGGATGCAGTCGCCAAGGATTACTACTTCCAGATGTACTACGATGATTTGCCACTATGGGGATTCCTCGGTAAACTGGACAAggacaaggagcaaggagacgtgAAATACCTACTGTTCAAGCACATCCACTTCGACATCATGTACAACGACAACCGCGTCATAGAAATCAATGTACAGACCGATCCAAATGTGGCCGTGGATATCACGGAGGACAAGGAAGTGCCGATAGAGTTCTCTTATTCGGCGACATGGAAAAAGACAGACATTCCTTTCGAGAAAAGAATGGATAAGTACTCCAAGTCTTCCTCTATGCCACAACACCTAGAGATCCACTGGTTTTCTATAATCAACTCGTGCGTCACAGTGCTCCTCCTGACCGGTTTCCTGGCCACCATCTTGATGCGTGTTCTCAAGAACGACTTCATCAA GTATTCTCATGAAGACGAGTCCCTTGAAGACCAAGAGGAGACTGGGTGGAAGTACATTCACGGTGATGTATTCCGTTTCCCCAAACAGAAGTCCGTTTTTGCAGCAATTATTGGTTCTGGAACTCAGCTTCTCGCCCT TGCGATTTTCATCTTCCTCCTCGCTCTTGTCGGCGTCTTCTACCCATACAACCGGGGAGCTCTCTTCACTGCCCTCGTTGTCATCTACGCTCTCACGTCCGGTATCGCTGGATACACAGCCACTTCTTTCTATCTGCAACTGGAGGGCACAAACTGG GTCAGGAATCTGGTATTGACTGGCTGCCTATTCTGCGGACCTCTCTTCCTGACGTTCTGCTTCCTGAACACAGTCGCAATAGCGTACAGCGCCACGGCAGCCCTGCCTTTCGGCaccatcatcgtcatcatcctcATCTGGGCGCTCGTGACCTCTCCTCTCCTCGTGCTGGGCGGCATAGCCGGGAAGAACAGCGACACTGAGTTCCAAGCCCCCTGCCGCACGACCAAGTACCCGAGGGAGATCCCCCAGCTCCCGTGGTACCGCAGCACCGTCCCTCAGATGGCCATGGCGGGGTTCCTCCCGTTCAGCGCGATCTACATCGAGCTGTACTACATCTTCGCGAGCATCTGGGGGCACAAGATTTACACCATCTACAGCATCCTCTTCATCGTgttcatcatcctcatcatcgtCACGGCCTTCGTCACGGTGGCGCTCACCTACTTCCAGCTCGCCGTCGAAGACCACCAGTGGTGGTGGAG ATCtgtcctgtgcggaggctcgacaGGCATATTCATATTCTTCTACTGCATCTACTACTACCACGCGCGGTCGGACATGTCGGGGTTCATGCAGACGTCCTTCTTCTTCGGCTACATGACCTGCGTGTGCTACGGCTTCTTCCTCATGCTGGGAACGGTCGGCTTCCGCGCGTCGCTCTTCTTCGTGCGCCACATCTACCGCTCCATCAAGTGCGAGTAA